A window of Candidatus Cloacimonadota bacterium genomic DNA:
TGTCCTCCACGAAGACCATGTGGTCGATCGGCTCTAGATTGAATTTGTCCAGAAGCTTACGGCTGGTGAGGATGGTTTTGAAGCCGCATTTTTCCCTCGCGTAAAGGCAATTCTCAATCGCTCCGGTGGAATAGTTTATCATCACAGGAATCTTGCCGTTCATCAGCGTGCCCAGAACCCCCAGCACGCAGCCTACTGAGGTGGGAAGCAGGATACCAACATATCTTCCCCTGATCCTTGCCAGACTGCCTTTCATTATCAGAGAGGCGATCAGTAATCTGTCATAGGTGAAATCCTTTCCCGTCGCCTGATCATGGACGGCGATTTTCCTGCCGTATTTCTTGGCCGATTGGATAAAGCGGTGTTGCAATTGCTGCATATGAACTCCTTTCTATTTGATTATATGCAGCCAATCGCGCAGCAGGAAATCCAGTCTGCCTATAAGCAGCGAGATTCGGGCCATTACGGTGTAGCCAAACGAAGCCCCGAAGCTTATCATCAAAAACCAGATTCCTATCTTGGAAGGCACTTTGTAAAAGCCTTCCTGCTTTTTGCTGAAATAGAAGAAAAACACACCGCAGAGCGTTCCTACGATCAGCATGATGCTGCCCACCACGTCAACCGGTGAGGAGAACTTGAAAGGATTGATCATCGTGGCGGCCATCTGTTCCACAAAGTCGGACTTGAAGCTGAGCAGCATCGACATCGCGGCAGAGGTTCCCACCATCAGCGCCAGTGGGTAAAGGCTGAGCCATTGCAGTTTTGGGAACATCCTCAGCAGCATCATGATGCCCAGCAGCATCGGAATCAATAGCACCCAATTGCCGGCAAAATCAGTGAACAGTTTGTTGAAGAGATTGGGGATGAGGATGTTGTAGATGGTGTAAACCAGCCAGTATGCCGCTGAGAGGCCCACGAAGACCTGCTCCGCGAATTTGTAGAAGGGGTTGTCCTTATATAGGAAACTGAAGATGCTGAGCGTGAAGAAAGCAGCCAGCCAGATTCCAAAAGTGGTCATTATATTAGCCATGCTTGGCCTCCTGAGCGAGTTTGTCAGCCTTGCGTTTTTTCCAGGCCCGGATGTTTCCGAAGAGAATGAGCGCCAGGATCAAAACGTGAGCCACGGACTGGGGATTCATGCCCAGGCTTGCGGTTCCTTCATATCCCAGCAACAGTTCATATTCCGCTGCCGCTTTCAAGCCGCCCATCAGTCCATGCAGCTGTTTCTGGTCGTTCACATAGGGTAAGAAACCCGGTGCACTCACGGCAGTAGTGCCTCCTGCGACCGGTATGTTGAATTTGCCGTTGGCGGTCATGATCCAGTCCCGCAAGCCGGGATCGCCAGCGGAAAGCGAGATTACGTAGCGGATGTCCTTCAAAGTGCGGACAGGACTCAGCATCGGGATCTTGTTGTATTTTAAGCCTGTGATGTCGGTGGGGAAGATGGCTTCCATGCTGCGCCCCATTCCCTGTATCGTCACCATGCCGCCCGGTTTGTAGCCCAGGTTAACGTAATCCACACCATACATGAGTTTTCTGGCATTTGGATCTTTCTCTTCCATTCTGGCCTGAACAACGTTGAAAGCCATCTCCGCCACCTGCGGTCCTTGAGGCCACATCGCGGTGGCGATGACCTTGTGGCCTTTTCTCCAGGCGTGCTCTATTACAGCTTCGGCCATGGGCTGCAATTCGGTGATGGTAGAGGGGTCATAATCGAAGGAAATGATCACGGGAACGCCAGCAGGCAGGGAATTCACAAGATCGTAAACCTGCTCTGTGAGGGGTGTGCTCTGGGTTTTGAGGCCCAGTGGAAGTATGATCGGCAAAGCGACAGCCAGCACCAGCAAGAGGAATACGATCCTGCGTTCGATGACGGTTTTATCGGGCTTCTTCATTTGCCGCCTCCCAAATAGGACCTTTCTATGCCCAGAATAATGCGCAGCGAAGCTCCCACAATGCCCAGCGCGGCACTGATCAGGATCGCTCTTTGTGCTGCTGTGTTGGGATACTGCATGATGAAGTTTGTAAGCTCAGGTAATCTCAACCAGCTTAGTGATTCCGGAATCCAGCCCGTGAGCATGGGGGCGAAACTGGTGCGGCCCAGCATCACTATCACAGCTGTGATCATCAGCAGGTTTGATTCGAAATTGCGGATGATGAAGGCCCGGTAAGCCGCAGAGGCGATGTAGAAAGCCAACAGCGAAAACATGGTTGATGAGAGCGGGATGAAGGCGTTTTCGAAGAGATAATCGAATGGCTTCATGCCCAGTTTTTCAACGATTTCCTGGCCCTGGCCTAACATCCCGGGCGTCTTTTCCATGCCCCAGAGTAGACCGAAGACCAGCATTAGGCCAAAACTGACCAGTCCAGCCAGGTGATATTGCCAGTTAGGTGCTTTTTCCGCCACCCGGGTCACGTTCATGCGCAGTAAACTTGCCTGCCCCAACAGGATGGCGAAACTGGAGATGATCATGAACCAGTCGATGAGGGTGGATTCAATTCTGGGGAAGGGGTCCCTCGGGATGAATCCTGCAATGAGGATTATCACTCCGGAGACGAAGGCAACGATCAGAGGTATGTTTCGTTTCATGTTCAGTTCCCACCTTCAAAGAATTTCTTGAACCAGCCTGCCCCGATTATCTCCATCACCACACCGCTTAGCACCAGCAGGATCACCAGCAGCTTGCCGAAATCGTGTCCTTTCAGGCTGCCGAGTTGTTGGGGATCCCGGGAAATGTAAGCTGAGGCGGCGTAAAGTTCCTCTCCAATCAGTGTATAGTCACAGGAAACAACGAAGAAGGGGATCTGGTGCGGTTGGCCAGTACCGGCGGTCTGGATGGCCCCGGTGCCAAAACCGGTCTCCGTAAGGATTAGTGATTCAGCCCAGAACGCGCCAAGGAAAAAGTTCGCCGCTGGTTGTTCGCGCAGCATGATGCCGTCCACGCCTGCTACGAAGCCGAATTGGTCATCGGTCACGTAAAAAACCATGTCCTCACGGTATGCATCCGGTCTCCCGGCTTTCAGATAAGCTTCCTTCACAGTTTCCCTTGCTGCGGAGAGCACCATGGAAAAGCGGCATGGAACCAACAGTTCGGTGCCGTATTCCGCGGATTTATAGGCCAGGTGGCTGAGAATATTCAGCCCAGCGATGGTCTGGATGTCGCCCAAGTCGCTGATTCCGGGCACAAAGAGGATCGGCTTTCCCTTTTCGGTAGCGCGGCCTATAGCTTCGTCCATGCTGTCCAGCCCGCTAATGCGGCGGATGAACAGGTCCTTGCCTCGCCTTGCAGAAAAG
This region includes:
- a CDS encoding AMP-binding protein, with product MQQLQHRFIQSAKKYGRKIAVHDQATGKDFTYDRLLIASLIMKGSLARIRGRYVGILLPTSVGCVLGVLGTLMNGKIPVMINYSTGAIENCLYAREKCGFKTILTSRKLLDKFNLEPIDHMVFVEDILSKVTIVDKLKAAAISKLPAPVLKTIVHNGPDREVCVILFTSGSEKEPKAVQLTHRNIGSNVESACQVFDLRSEDICISMLPFFHVFGLTINLWLPLISGNTMV